A stretch of Coregonus clupeaformis isolate EN_2021a chromosome 37, ASM2061545v1, whole genome shotgun sequence DNA encodes these proteins:
- the thumpd2 gene encoding THUMP domain-containing protein 2, protein MSDSNCQCAALQFYCTAGNGMEPFLIQEVKTKLAAKDVDHIPGKVFFTTTFGIKQVRELKSAERLFLLLKRHSPLSAHTVKTPSGIQSRLMGDGSDWTRAVLSWRRLQRDLMMRSNCTLSVSLPGRKRKREEEEEKESGVEGSTCNGPNGTQKLGLEGERKELGLSKDHISSTEDSGSGNCVAGDKVEEDRIEGSCDGKTSTVSFRVSCRCSGALSRRFSPQDLSRIIGTAASRQLGWRVDLRKPDLEVNVYISDDHCVLGIPLLRLPLANRSYMKTTGLRSTIAWAMASLSDIKPGSCVIDPMCGVGTILLEAAHEYQDAFFLGLDIDESQLVKACQNVEFAKFGDRVQLLQSSSKDIPLPSCSVDAVVCDVPFGKKFGTKTDMAASLPVIVREMERVLRVGGTLVLLLSPQLSCLLKKSITPRPVPLHTQGEETEVGLVCDVDPFLTPSPFPSLQSLGYHRVSLGAIDALIHKYVKILTATTTLGGPD, encoded by the exons ATGAGCGACTCAAATTGTCAGTGTGCTGCTCTACAGTTCTATTGCACTGCTGGGAACGGCATGGAGCCTTTCCTGATTCAGGAGGTGAAGACCAAACTTGCAGCCAAAGAT GTGGATCACATCCCTGGAAAAGTGTTCTTCACCACCACTTTTGGAATAAAGCAAGTGAGGGAGCTGAAATCTGCAGAGAGGCTGTTTCTACTTCTAAAGCGACACTCCCCTCTCTCGGCCCATACAG TTAAGACACCATCTGGGATCCAGTCAAGGCTCATGGGTGATGGGAGTGACTGGACCAGAGCTGTGTTGTCATGGAGACGCCTGCAGAGAGACCTGATGATGAGAAGCAACTGTACATTGAGTGTGTCCCTaccagggaggaagaggaagagggaggaagaggaggaaaaagAGAGTGGTGTTGAGGGGTCAACTTGTAACGGACCAAATGGAACACAGAAGCTgggactagagggagagagaaaagaattAGGACTGAGCAAGGATCACATTTCATCAACAGAAGACTCTGGAAGTGGAAACTGTGTTGCAGGGGACAAAGTTGAAGAGGACCGTATAGAAGGCAGCTGTGATGGAAAGACATCCACAGTGTCTTTCAGAGTGAGCTGTCGGTGCAGTGGAGCCCTGTCCAGACGTTTCTCTCCCCAG gatCTGAGTAGGATCATTGGAACAGCGGCGAGCAGACAGCTGGGCTGGAGAGTGGACCTGAGGAAACCAGATCTGGAG GTGAATGTGTATATAAGTGATGACCACTGTGTCCTCGGGATACCTCTCCTCAG GCTTCCTTTAGCCAACCGGAGTTATATGAAGACTACTGGGCTGAGATCCACTATAGCCTGGGCCATGGCCTCTCTGTCAGACATCAAG CCTGGCTCTTGTGTGATAGACCCGATGTGTGGAGTGGGAACTATTTTACTGGAAGCTGCACATGAATATCAG GATGCCTTTTTTCTAGGTCTTGACATTGATGAGTCTCAGTTGGTGAAAGCCTGTCAGAATGTGGAGTTTGCAAAGTTTGGGGATAGGGTGCAGCTGCTGCAGTCATCATCCAAGG ATATTCCACTGCCTTCCTGTAGTGTGGATGCCGTTGTCTGTGATGTCCCTTTTGGGAAGAAGTTTGGCACCAAGACTGACATGGCTGCCTCTCTTCCAGTGATtgtgagagagatggaaag AGTTCTCCGTGTGGGTGGGACCCTGGTTTTGCTGCTTAGTCCCCAGCTCTCCTGCCTGCTGAAGAAAAGCATAACCCCCAGACCAGTACCCTTACACACCCAGGGAGAGGAGACTGAGGTGGGATTAGTATGTGATGTGGACCCCTTCCTCACCCCAAGCCCTTTCCCCTCACTGCAGTCCCTAGGCTACCACAGAGTGAGCCTGGGAGCTATAGACGCCCTCATCCACAAGTATGTCAAGATACTGACTGCGACTACCACACTCGGTGGACCTGACTGA
- the LOC121553597 gene encoding transmembrane protein 178A-like, whose protein sequence is MMKPCKPVLIRRSEVDGVTDASLTDSSNVDDRRMEKQTLVTAISLSMSLSSLALLITAIMTDHWYETDTTRHRQNCEQFGPDANEQKNRMMPIYHLPLMDSSNPRRNQALLRAIHVGSREELLENWRSILGMGILETECGRPIFSTHSGLWRKCYYLGKDKDIDNLISKGIAQRCTTIKYHFSQPMRLRNIPLNLTRTIQQDEWHLLHLRRITAGFLGMAAAVLLCGGIVASVSFAWEKSLTQHVSGLLFLMAGIFCTISLCTYAANVSYDLARVPPFIYGLPADVEHGYSWSSFCAWLSLGLMVASGCVCTIFPILSRSSSKAQQGKDAPNAGV, encoded by the exons ATGATGAAGCCCTGCAAGCCCGTGTTGATTAGGAGGAGTGAAGTGGACGGAGTGACAGATGCTTCCCTGACCGACTCTTCAAATGTTGATGACCGCAGGATGGAGAAACAGACCTTGGTGACAGCTATCAGTTTGTCCATGAGCCTGTCGTCACTGGCGCTTCTCATCACCGCTATCATGACCGACCACTGGTACGAGACGGACACCACACGGCACAGGCAGAACTGCGAGCAGTTCGGGCCGGACGCCAACGAACAGAAGAACCGGATGATGCCCATCTATCACCTGCCCCTGATGGACAGCAGCAATCCTCGGAGGAACCAGGCGCTGCTCCGGGCGATCCACGTCGGGAGTAGAGAGGAGCTCCTGGAAAACTGGAGGTCCATTTTGGGAATGGGAATATTGGAAACGGAATGCGGGCGACCTATTTTCTCCACTCACTCTGGACTTTGGAGGAAATGTTATTATCTAGGAAAGGACAAGGACATCGACAACCTCATATCCAAGG GTATAGCCCAGCGATGCACCACCATCAAGTACCATTTCTCCCAGCCCATGCGGCTCCGCAACATCCCTCTCAACCTGACCCGCACCATCCAGCAGGACGAGTGGCACCTCTTAC ACCTGCGGCGGATCACAGCGGGGTTTCTAGGCATGGCGGCAGCCGTTCTGTTGTGTGGCGGCATTGTAGCGTCTGTCAGCTTCGCCTGGGAGAAGAGTCTCACTCAGCACGTCTCTGGGCTGCTCTTTCTCATGGCAG GGATCTTCTGCACCATCTCCCTGTGTACCTACGCGGCCAACGTGTCCTACGACCTGGCCAGGGTCCCTCCCTTCATCTACGGGCTGCCTGCTGACGTGGAGCATGGCTACAGCTGGTCCAGCTTCTGTGCCTGGCTCAGTCTGGGGCTGATGGTGGCGTCTGGATGCGTGTGCACCATCTTCCCCATCCTTAGCCGTAGCAGCAGCAAAGCCCAGCAGGGCAAGGATGCCCCCAACGCCGGTGTCTGA